TCTTTTAGAGGTATTGCAAGTCACTTCAAAGAGTGGGAGCGATAAGCAAGCGGTTTACCCGTTGCTGGAAGCAAACCTTGATAAATTGGATGATAACTTTACTGTTTTATTACAGCGCTGGGCAACCAATACTCTATCTAACCTAGAGGAAAATGAAGCGGAAAGCATTGCCAAGTCTATTTTTGATTTCAGCTACTGCATTCAACAATATCCTCATGGTAGTAAGGCAGTCAACCAAGATGTGGCAATAGCAGGTTATGAGATAGCCTTGAGTGTCTACACCCGCGATGCCTTTCCACTAGAGTGGGCAAATACACAAAACAATCTTGCCAACGCCTACTTATATAGAATCGAAGGGGAAAGAGCAGAAAATCTCGAACTCGCGATTGTAGCTTGCAACCAAGCATTAGAAATTTACAAGCGCGATGCCTTTCCACTAGAGTGGGCAAATACACAAAACAATCTTGCCAACGCCTACTTTGATAGAATTGAAGGGGAAAGAGTAGAAAATCTCGAACTCGCGATTGCAGCTTGCAACCAAGCACTAGAAATTTACAAGCGCGATGCCTTTCCACTAGAGTGGGCAAATACACAAAGCAATCTTGCCAACGCCTACTTTGATAGAATCGAAGGGGAAAGAGCAGAAAATCTCGAACTCGCGATTGCAGCTTGCAACCAAGCACTAGAAATTTACAAGCGCGATGCCTTTCCACTAGAGTGGGCACGTACACAAAGCAATTTTGGACTTATCTACTCTAATAGAATTAAAGGGGAAAGAGCAGAAAATCTCGAACTCGCGATTGCAGCTTACAAGCAAGTACTAGAAATTTACAAGCGCGATGCCTTTCCACTAAATTGGGCACGTACACAAAGCAATTTTGGACTTACCTACTCTAATAGAATCAAAGGGGAAAGAGCAGAAAATCTCGAACTCGCGATTACAGCTTACAACCAAGCACTAGAAATTTACAAGCGCGATGCCTTTCCACTAGATTGGGCAAATACACAAAGCAATCTTGGACTTATCTACTTTAATAGAATCAAAGGAGAAAGAGCAGAAAATCTCGAACAAGCGATTGCAGTTTGCAACCAAGCATTAGAAATTTACAAGCGCGAGGCCTTTCCACTAGATTGGGCACGTACACAAAACAATCTTGCCAACGCCTACTGCAATAGAATCAAAGGAGAAAGGGCAGAAAATCTCGAACAAGCGATTGCAGCTTACAACCAAGCACTAGAAATTTACAAGCGCGAGGCCTTTCCACTAGATTGGGCACGTACACAAAGCAATCTTGGCAACGCCTACTTTGATAGAATTGAAGGGGAAAGAGCAGAAAATCTCGAACAAGCGATTGCAGTTTGCAACCAAGCATTAGAAATTTACAAGCGCGATGCCTTTCCACTAGATTGGGCACGTACACAAAACAATCTTGCCAACGCCCACTTGTATAGAATCAAAGGGGAAAGAGCAGAAAATCTCGAACTCGCGATTACAGCTTACAACCAAGCACTAGAAATTTACAAGCGCGATGCTTTTCCACTAGAGTGGGCACGTACACAAAACAATCTTGCCAACGCCTACTTATATAGAATCAAAGGGGAAAGAGTAGAAAATCTCGAACTTGCGATTGCAGCTTGCAACCAAGCACTAGAAATTTACAACCGCGATGCCTTTCCAATAGAGTGGGCACGTACACAAAACAATCTTGCCAACGCCCACTTGTATAGAATCGAAGGGGAAAGGGCAGAAAATATTGAACTCGCGATTGCAGCTTACAACCAAGTACTAGAAATTTACAACCGCGATGCTTTTCCACTAGAGTGGGCATTTACACAAAACAATCTTGCCAACACCCACTTGTATAGAATCAAAGGGGAAAGAGCAGAAAATATTGAACTCGCGATTGCAGCTTACAACCAAGTACTAGAAATTTACAAGCGCGATGTCTTTCCACTAGAGTGGGCATTCACACAAAACAATCTTGGCAACACCCACTGGTATAGAATCAAAGGGGAAAGAGCAGACAATCTCGAACTTGCGATTGCAGCTTACAACCAAGTACTAGAAATTTACACTCGCAATGTCTTTCCACTAGATTGGGCAAATACACAAAGCAATCTTGGACTTATCTACTCCAATAGAATCAAAGGGGAAAGAGCAGAAAATCTCGAACTTGCGATTGCAGCTTGCAACCAAGCACTAGAAATTTACAACCGCGATGCCTTCCCACTAGATTGGGCACGTACACAAAACAATCTTGGACTTGCCTACTCTAATAGAATCAAAGGGGAAAGAGCAGAAAATCTCGAACTCGCGATTGCAACTTACGACCAAGCATTAGACATTTATACTCGCGATGCTTTTCCACTAGAGTGGGCAAATACACAAAACAATCTTGCCAACGCCCACTTGTATAGAATCGAAGGGGAAAGAGCAGACAATCCCGAACTCGCGATTGCAGCTTACAGCCAAGTACTAGAAATTTACACCCGCGATGCCTTTCCACTAGAGTGGGCACGTACACAAAGCAATCTTGGACTTGCCTACTCTAATAGAATCAAAGGGGAAAGAGCAAAAAATCTCGAACTCGCGATTGCAGCTTGCAACCAAGCGCTAGAAATTTACACCCGCGATGCCTTTCCAGAAGATTGGGCACGTACACAAAACAATCTTGGACTTGCCTACTCTAATAGAATCAAAGGGGAAAGAGCAGAAAATATCGAACTCGCGATTGCAGCTTGCAACCAAGCACTAGAAATTTACACCCGCCATGCCTTTCCACTAGAGTGGGCAAATACACAAAACAATCTTGCCAACGTCCACTTGTATAGAATCGAAGGGGAAAGGGCAGAAAATATCGAACTCGCGATTGCAGCTTACAGCCAAGTACTAGAAATTTACACCCGCGATGCCTTTCCACTAGAGTGGGCACGTACACGAAGCAATCTTGGACTTGCCTACTCTAATAGAATCAAAGGGGAAACAGCAGAAAATATCGAACTCGCGATCGCAGCTTGCAACCAAGCACTAGAAATTTACAAGCGCGATGCTTTTCCACTAGATTGGGCAAATACACAAAACAATCTTGCCAACGCCCACTTGTATAGAATCGAAGGGGAAACAGCAGAAAATCTCGAACTCGCGATTGCAGCTTACAACCAAGTACTAGAAATTTACATCCGCGATGCCTTTCCAGAATATTGGGCACGTACACAAAGCAATCTTGGACTTGCCTATCGGAATAGAATCAAAGGAGAAAGGGCAGAAAATCTCGAACTCGCGATTGCAGCTTGCAACCAAGCGCTAGAAATTTACACCCGCGAGGCCTTTCCACTAGATTGGGCACGTACACAAAACAATCTTGGACTTGCCTATCGGAATAGAATCAAAGGAGAAACAGCAGAAAATATCGAGCTCGCGATTGCAGCTTGCAACCAAGCACTAGAAATTTACACCCGCGATGCCTTTCCAGAAGATTATGCACATACACAGAACAATCTTGGACGTGCCTATCGGAATAGAATCAAAGGAGAAACAGCAGAAAATATCGAACTCGCGATCGCAGCTTACAACCAAGCACTAGAAATTTACACCCGCGATGCCTTTCCACTAGATTGGGCAAATACACAAAGCAATCTTGGACTTATCTACTCTAATAGAATCAAAGGGGAAAGAGCAGAAAATCTCGAACTCGCGATTGCGGCTTACAACCAAGCATTAGAAATTTACACCCGCGATGCCTTTCCAGAAGATTATGCATTCACACAAAACAATCTTGGCAACGCCCTCTTATTAAAAGGGGAAAAAGTAGAAAATCTCGAACTCGCGATTGCAGCTTACAACCAAGCACTAGCAATTTATAAGCGCGATGCCTTTCCAGAAGATTATGCACGTACACAAAACAATCTTGGCAATGCCCACTTATATAGAATCAAAGGGGAAAAAGCAGAAAATCTCGAACTCGCGATTGCAGCTTACAACCAAGCACTAGCAATTTATAAGCGCGATGCTTTTCCAATAGAGTGGGCATTCACACAAAACAACCTTGCCAACGCCCACTTGTATAGAATCGAAGGGGAAAAAGCAGAAAATCTCGAACTCGCGATTGCAGCTTACAACCAAGCACTAGAAATTTACACCCGCGATGCCTTTCCATTAGATTGGGCATTCACACAAAATAATCTTGGCAACGCCTACTGGAATAGAATCAAAGGAGAAAGGGCAGAAAATCTCGAACAAGCGATTGCAACTTACAACCAAGCACTAGCAATTTATAAGCGCGATGCCTTTCCACTAGATTGGGCACGTACACAAAACAATCTTGGCACCGCCTACTGGAATAGAATCAAAGGAGAAAGGGCAGAAAATCTCGAACTCGCGATTGCAGCTTGCAACCAAGCGCTAGAAATTTACACCCGCGATGCCTTTCCAGAAGATTATGCACGTACACAGAACAATCTTGGACTTGCTTACTGGAATAGAATCAAAGGAGAAAGAGCAGAAAATCTCGAACTCGCGATCGCAGCTTACAACCAAGCGCTAAAAATTTACACCCGCCATGCCTTTCCAGAAGATTGGGCACGTACACAAAACAATCTTGGACTTGCCTATTGGAATAGAATCAAAGGAGAAAGAGCAGAAAATCTCGAACTCGCGATCGCAGCTTACAACCAAGCGCTAAAAATTTACACCCGCTATGCCTTTCCAGAATATTGGGCACGTACACAAAACAATCTTGGCACCGCCTACTATGATTTAAAGCAATTTGACAAAGCCATTGAGTGTCTCAAATTAGCTTTAGAAATCGGTACACCTACCGCCAACCCTATAGAATGCCTTCAATCAGGGCGTAACCTGGGTAAGACAGCTTCTATGATTGGCAGATGGTGTGAAGCCATCTTTGGTTATGATAAAGCAATTCAAGCTGTTGAGCAAAGCTCCTTTTGGGCTAGTCGTGAGAAGACTCGTCAAGAACTGCGAGCAGATGCGATAGATGTTTATAATCAAATTGTTCAAGCTTGTATCAAGAACAATCAGATAGAAAAAGCGATAGAATATGTTGAGCGCAGTAAAGCTC
This genomic interval from Scytonema hofmannii PCC 7110 contains the following:
- a CDS encoding CHAT domain-containing tetratricopeptide repeat protein, whose protein sequence is MLSEFLTILIRKITEKLSLFDRSFRGKSSATSTPDNYENFLLEVLQVTSKSGSDKQAVYPLLEANLDKLDDNFTVLLQRWATNTLSNLEENEAESIAKSIFDFSYCIQQYPHGSKAVNQDVAIAGYEIALSVYTRDAFPLEWANTQNNLANAYLYRIEGERAENLELAIVACNQALEIYKRDAFPLEWANTQNNLANAYFDRIEGERVENLELAIAACNQALEIYKRDAFPLEWANTQSNLANAYFDRIEGERAENLELAIAACNQALEIYKRDAFPLEWARTQSNFGLIYSNRIKGERAENLELAIAAYKQVLEIYKRDAFPLNWARTQSNFGLTYSNRIKGERAENLELAITAYNQALEIYKRDAFPLDWANTQSNLGLIYFNRIKGERAENLEQAIAVCNQALEIYKREAFPLDWARTQNNLANAYCNRIKGERAENLEQAIAAYNQALEIYKREAFPLDWARTQSNLGNAYFDRIEGERAENLEQAIAVCNQALEIYKRDAFPLDWARTQNNLANAHLYRIKGERAENLELAITAYNQALEIYKRDAFPLEWARTQNNLANAYLYRIKGERVENLELAIAACNQALEIYNRDAFPIEWARTQNNLANAHLYRIEGERAENIELAIAAYNQVLEIYNRDAFPLEWAFTQNNLANTHLYRIKGERAENIELAIAAYNQVLEIYKRDVFPLEWAFTQNNLGNTHWYRIKGERADNLELAIAAYNQVLEIYTRNVFPLDWANTQSNLGLIYSNRIKGERAENLELAIAACNQALEIYNRDAFPLDWARTQNNLGLAYSNRIKGERAENLELAIATYDQALDIYTRDAFPLEWANTQNNLANAHLYRIEGERADNPELAIAAYSQVLEIYTRDAFPLEWARTQSNLGLAYSNRIKGERAKNLELAIAACNQALEIYTRDAFPEDWARTQNNLGLAYSNRIKGERAENIELAIAACNQALEIYTRHAFPLEWANTQNNLANVHLYRIEGERAENIELAIAAYSQVLEIYTRDAFPLEWARTRSNLGLAYSNRIKGETAENIELAIAACNQALEIYKRDAFPLDWANTQNNLANAHLYRIEGETAENLELAIAAYNQVLEIYIRDAFPEYWARTQSNLGLAYRNRIKGERAENLELAIAACNQALEIYTREAFPLDWARTQNNLGLAYRNRIKGETAENIELAIAACNQALEIYTRDAFPEDYAHTQNNLGRAYRNRIKGETAENIELAIAAYNQALEIYTRDAFPLDWANTQSNLGLIYSNRIKGERAENLELAIAAYNQALEIYTRDAFPEDYAFTQNNLGNALLLKGEKVENLELAIAAYNQALAIYKRDAFPEDYARTQNNLGNAHLYRIKGEKAENLELAIAAYNQALAIYKRDAFPIEWAFTQNNLANAHLYRIEGEKAENLELAIAAYNQALEIYTRDAFPLDWAFTQNNLGNAYWNRIKGERAENLEQAIATYNQALAIYKRDAFPLDWARTQNNLGTAYWNRIKGERAENLELAIAACNQALEIYTRDAFPEDYARTQNNLGLAYWNRIKGERAENLELAIAAYNQALKIYTRHAFPEDWARTQNNLGLAYWNRIKGERAENLELAIAAYNQALKIYTRYAFPEYWARTQNNLGTAYYDLKQFDKAIECLKLALEIGTPTANPIECLQSGRNLGKTASMIGRWCEAIFGYDKAIQAVEQSSFWASREKTRQELRADAIDVYNQIVQACIKNNQIEKAIEYVERSKARTLVEFLASRNFYPKGDIPQQLLEKLQRLKREIAPKQQLLESLNDSDENQAIDTKSQVAQKGLSLSLDYVKRLRLELDELQIELEQVLNQIKRFDPSYQLTQKVQPISFSEIRATIDDRIATIAWYITHDCFFTFIITSNNQPLFWKSSSDDLKELEKWRDEYLNDYKTLKGKQTQAWKTDFIKLQKLSSILDLDEILSHLPNHCNQLILIPHRYLHLFPLHALPLQTHECLLDRFSSGVGYAPSHQLLQLSQNIASQQTSSVNSFFAIQNPTLDLDYTEIEVEAIQHRFDTKVILTQHQATKNAVYQSPDFLNAEYLHFSCHGSFHAPTPLLSHLSLAESVVASNSSTKQTAENTRYLPWRDSKFVDLEKCLTLSDIFALHLKQCRLVTLSACETGLTDWHTLTDEYTGLASGFLVAGSPSIVSSLWAVSDISTCFLMIKFYQNLQTESTIAKALNNAQRWLRDVTKEELQQWALGLNLSAPFRLTIESLWYTDFFRDNEASCKPFHSPEYWAAFCAIGHDGSIHN